A portion of the Desmodus rotundus isolate HL8 chromosome 8, HLdesRot8A.1, whole genome shotgun sequence genome contains these proteins:
- the LOC112309760 gene encoding serine protease 44-like: protein MASLGLLVWLLLLQPRLWEASTVGEGAQGRTAPPSHSPTPSEGGRQDPGASLWKLPPVGVQGPSEAPEFPAASGSPDWVAFTPGGSGSQEAVAAPQTSPPAAEAARKRTVASGCGHRAMRIIGGRPASEKKWPWQVSLRINDEHVCGGSLIGNRWVLTAAHCIFGHVEYTVKIGDIHLRQTSTMAVEVPVRDIVIHQDYSSFGVIENDIALALLKFPVNYSSYIQPVCFPEKTFLVQTGTECWVTGWGKLREQDSKEDAPELLQEAEQSLIHYTKCNEMLKQLLQTSANILKKGVLCAYNALGKDSCQGDSGGPLVCEFNDTWVQVGIVSWGYGCGRTEHPGIYTELSFYKDWVIDRMSRAFALGSAGLFVLPLCLGLPLGLLATP from the exons ATGGCGTCCCTGGGCCTCCTGGTCTGGCTCCTGCTCCTTCAGCCCCGGCTCTGGGAGGCCAGCACTGTTGGGGAGGGGGCGCAGggcaggactgcaccgccctcacACTCTCCCACCCCCTCGGAGGGCGGCCGCCAGGACCCAGGGGCGAGCCTGTGGAAGCTGCCACCCGTAGGGGTCCAGGGACCCTCGGAGGCCCCAGAATTCCCTGCGGCTTCAGGGTCCCCCGATTGGGTGGCGTTCACTCCGGGGGGCTCTGGTTCCCAGGAGGCTGTGGCAGCTCCGCAGACATCACCCCCAGCAGCAGAAGCGGCAAGAAAACGGACCGTTGCTTCAG GGTGCGGCCATCGGGCTATGAGGATAATTGGTGGAAGGCCGGCTTCCGAGAAGAAGTGGCCCTGGCAGGTGAGCCTGCGGATCAATGATGAGCACGTGTGCGGAGGCTCCCTCATCGGCAATCGGTGGGTGCTGACGGCAGCCCACTGCATATTTGG CCACGTGGAATACACGGTGAAGATAGGAGACATACACCTGAGGCAAACCTCCACGATGGCAGTCGAGGTCCCCGTTCGAGACATTGTTATCCACCAAGATTATAGTTCTTTTGGAGTAATTGAAAATGACATTGCTCTGGCTCTGCTCAAGTTCCCTGTGAATTACTCCTCCTACATCCAGCCTGTGTGCTTCCCCGAAAAGACCTTCCTGGTGCAGACTGGTACGGAGTGCTGGGTGACTGGATGGGGAAAACTGCGTGAACAAG ATTCCAAGGAGGACGCTCCAGAACTGCTGCAGGAGGCCGAGCAAAGCCTTATTCACTATACGAAAtgtaatgaaatgttaaagcaactGTTACAAACTTCAGCGAACATACTGAAGAAAGGGGTTCTCTGTGCTTACAATGCCCTAGGAAAGGATTCCTGCCAG ggCGATTCTGGGGGCCCTCTGGTCTGTGAATTTAATGACACATGGGTCCAGGTGGGGATCGTGAGCTGGGGCTACGGCTGTGGTCGCACAGAACATCCTGGAATTTACACAGAACTTAGTTTCTACAAGGACTGGGTCATTGATCGGATGAGTCGGGCTTTTGCTCTTGGCTCAGCAGGACTCTTCGTCCTGCCCCTGTGCCTGGGGCTGCCCCTGGGCCTCCTGGCCACCCCGTGA